Proteins encoded in a region of the Prochlorococcus marinus CUG1416 genome:
- the glyS gene encoding glycine--tRNA ligase subunit beta has protein sequence MSKYLLEIGTEELPANFSHSVLEQFKSLIEFELDKKLIKFNNIVVTSTPRRIVLLLEGLVDYAEDKTIIRKGPKASSAFLNGSPTNAALGFANSLGIDVVELEVKNTEKGDFVFGKKIEKGQSTRISLSSIIPKVVKSLQGPRFMKWGAGDIKFSRPIRWITSIYNDDILDFAFDGCDPNIQISNKSKSHRLINEDFEVKNPDKFFELLKQNRVLVNRHERKERIESLINEASNLLNLKPDLSKGLLNELTDLVEWPDLIIGKFSEEFLDLPVEVLSTVMKSHQRYVPLLLKNNTFSKLDLSSEKNISTNFFVISNGLEESNNNITRGNEKVLRARFSDAKFFVESDKKVASIERNEKLKSVSYLKGLGNIFQRVERIEEVTKKILIFLNDKSLEDKKIIEAARYCKNDLCSEIVFEFPELQGIMGGKYLKDEGFSDDICLAVAEHYLPSFYKDALPSSKYGAIVSIADKIETLISIFISGKRPSGSSDPYALRRNLNGVIKIIWDYELDLPLDDLFNELIDFWKIAFPNLNFSKEKVFNDLNEFLVQRIVSHLEEISLSKELIKAVCSSDELYQKRILNIVDLKNRLKSIVDFKEKETFFEIQKVITRVSKLAKSSNLSTNIFSTRDYVNTKLFEKECELKVFEFIRELEKLFSKGYCNYLKLLKLFEININTIEDLFDNEKGVLVMSEDIKIRNNRLNLLSLIRNYSLKIADFTLLNS, from the coding sequence TTGTCTAAATATTTACTTGAAATAGGAACCGAAGAGTTGCCCGCAAATTTTTCTCATTCTGTTCTAGAGCAATTTAAATCTCTAATAGAATTTGAATTGGATAAAAAGTTAATCAAATTCAATAATATTGTTGTTACCTCTACACCAAGGAGGATAGTTCTACTTCTTGAAGGTTTAGTAGATTATGCCGAAGATAAGACGATAATAAGAAAAGGACCTAAAGCAAGTTCAGCTTTTTTAAATGGATCTCCCACTAATGCTGCTTTAGGATTCGCTAATAGTTTAGGTATAGATGTAGTTGAGTTAGAAGTAAAAAATACAGAAAAGGGTGACTTTGTTTTTGGAAAGAAAATTGAGAAGGGACAGTCAACAAGAATTTCTTTGTCTTCAATTATTCCTAAAGTAGTGAAGAGTCTTCAAGGCCCTCGTTTTATGAAATGGGGGGCTGGGGACATAAAATTCTCAAGACCTATTAGGTGGATTACCTCTATTTATAATGATGATATTCTTGACTTCGCATTTGATGGATGTGATCCAAATATTCAAATAAGTAACAAATCAAAAAGTCATAGACTAATCAATGAAGACTTTGAAGTTAAGAATCCTGATAAATTTTTTGAATTATTGAAACAAAATAGAGTATTAGTTAATCGACATGAAAGAAAAGAAAGAATTGAAAGTCTAATAAATGAGGCTTCTAATTTACTAAATCTGAAACCTGACCTTTCTAAAGGATTGCTTAATGAACTAACTGATTTAGTTGAATGGCCAGATTTAATTATTGGTAAATTTAGTGAAGAATTCCTTGATCTTCCTGTTGAAGTTCTTTCAACAGTTATGAAAAGTCATCAGAGATATGTGCCTCTATTATTAAAAAATAATACTTTTTCAAAACTAGACTTAAGCTCTGAAAAAAATATTAGTACAAATTTTTTCGTTATTTCAAATGGTCTTGAAGAATCAAATAATAATATTACCAGAGGTAATGAGAAAGTATTGAGGGCAAGGTTTTCAGATGCAAAGTTTTTTGTAGAAAGTGATAAAAAAGTTGCTTCAATTGAAAGAAATGAAAAACTTAAATCTGTCTCTTATTTGAAAGGACTGGGGAATATTTTTCAGAGAGTAGAGAGAATAGAGGAAGTTACTAAAAAAATCCTTATATTTTTAAATGATAAGTCTTTAGAAGATAAAAAAATAATAGAAGCTGCTAGATACTGTAAAAACGACTTATGTAGCGAAATTGTTTTCGAATTCCCAGAATTGCAAGGAATAATGGGTGGTAAATATCTGAAAGACGAGGGATTTAGTGATGATATTTGTTTGGCTGTGGCTGAACATTATTTACCTTCTTTTTATAAAGATGCTTTGCCCTCTTCAAAATATGGTGCAATAGTTTCTATCGCAGATAAGATTGAAACTTTAATAAGTATATTTATTTCCGGCAAGCGTCCAAGTGGATCATCTGATCCTTATGCTTTGAGAAGAAATTTAAATGGAGTTATAAAAATAATTTGGGATTATGAACTTGACTTACCTTTAGATGATTTATTTAACGAACTTATTGATTTTTGGAAAATCGCATTCCCGAATTTGAACTTCTCAAAGGAGAAGGTTTTTAATGATTTAAATGAATTTTTAGTTCAAAGAATCGTTAGTCATCTTGAAGAAATATCACTAAGTAAAGAATTAATAAAGGCCGTTTGCTCTTCTGATGAACTTTATCAAAAAAGAATATTGAATATTGTTGATCTAAAAAATAGGCTTAAATCTATTGTTGATTTTAAGGAGAAAGAAACTTTTTTTGAAATTCAAAAGGTAATTACTAGGGTAAGCAAATTAGCTAAGAGTAGTAATCTTTCAACAAACATTTTCTCAACAAGAGATTATGTAAACACAAAACTCTTTGAAAAAGAATGTGAATTGAAAGTTTTTGAATTTATTAGAGAATTAGAAAAACTTTTTTCAAAAGGTTATTGCAATTATTTGAAACTTCTTAAGTTGTTCGAGATTAATATAAATACTATTGAGGATTTGTTTGATAATGAAAAAGGTGTTCTGGTAATGTCAGAAGATATAAAAATAAGAAATAATAGACTTAACTTATTAAGCCTAATTAGAAATTATTCTCTAAAGATCGCTGACTTTACACTTTTGAACTCTTAA
- the chlP gene encoding geranylgeranyl reductase, with the protein MLRVAVIGGGPSGSCAAEILAKAGIKTWLFERKLDNAKPCGGAIPLCMVEEFDLPESIIDRKVRHMRMISPSNREVDISLDKVYGKSDNEYIGMCRREVMDAFMRNRAADLGTTLINGLVTSIDTGANNQGPYKLTYSDYSSGDKKGELKELTVDLLIGADGANSRVAKAMDAGDYKVAIAFQERIKLPKEEMSYYEDLAEMYVGTDVSPDFYGWVFPKYDHVAVGTGTMQKNQLLIKGLQEGVRNRAKKRLVNGEVIKVEAHPIPEHPRPRRVVGRMALVGDAAGYVTKSSGEGIYFAAKSGRMCAEEIVESSKSGETIPSENDLKNYLKKWDKKYGTTYKVLEILQNIFYRNDSAREAFVEMCDDMDVQRLTFDSYLYKKVVAMKPIQQIKLTMLTLGSILRGKALAPLKYKPVNSAVREEKEVEKMLKNYSIKGGIKVKSSKV; encoded by the coding sequence ATGTTGAGGGTAGCGGTTATTGGAGGAGGTCCAAGTGGTTCATGTGCTGCAGAAATACTTGCTAAAGCTGGAATAAAAACTTGGCTCTTCGAGAGGAAATTAGACAATGCAAAACCTTGCGGGGGAGCAATCCCACTATGCATGGTAGAAGAATTTGACCTTCCAGAATCAATCATTGATAGGAAAGTAAGGCACATGAGAATGATATCACCATCAAATAGAGAAGTAGACATAAGTTTAGATAAGGTTTATGGGAAAAGTGATAATGAATATATAGGAATGTGCAGAAGAGAAGTCATGGATGCTTTTATGAGAAATAGGGCTGCTGATCTTGGGACTACATTAATTAATGGATTAGTTACCTCAATTGACACTGGAGCTAATAACCAAGGACCATATAAACTTACATATTCTGACTATTCTTCTGGAGATAAGAAAGGAGAGCTTAAAGAACTTACAGTGGATCTCTTAATTGGCGCTGATGGAGCTAATAGCAGAGTTGCTAAAGCCATGGATGCAGGAGATTACAAAGTAGCCATTGCCTTTCAGGAAAGAATTAAATTACCCAAAGAAGAAATGAGTTACTATGAAGACCTTGCTGAGATGTATGTAGGAACTGATGTATCTCCCGACTTTTATGGTTGGGTGTTCCCTAAGTATGATCATGTTGCTGTTGGAACAGGGACAATGCAAAAGAATCAATTATTAATCAAAGGACTACAAGAAGGTGTGAGAAATAGAGCAAAAAAAAGACTTGTAAATGGTGAGGTGATCAAGGTGGAAGCACATCCTATTCCTGAACATCCAAGACCTCGAAGAGTTGTTGGTAGGATGGCTTTAGTAGGTGATGCCGCTGGCTATGTTACTAAGAGTTCTGGAGAGGGAATATATTTTGCTGCAAAAAGTGGGAGAATGTGTGCAGAAGAAATTGTTGAATCGTCAAAGAGTGGAGAAACTATACCATCAGAAAATGATTTAAAAAATTATTTAAAAAAATGGGATAAAAAATATGGAACGACATATAAGGTCCTAGAAATTCTTCAAAATATTTTTTACAGGAATGACTCAGCAAGAGAAGCTTTTGTAGAAATGTGTGATGACATGGACGTTCAAAGGCTGACTTTTGATAGTTATTTATATAAAAAAGTTGTTGCAATGAAGCCCATACAGCAAATAAAACTTACAATGCTTACTCTTGGATCTATTTTAAGAGGAAAAGCATTGGCACCACTAAAATACAAACCCGTTAATAGTGCTGTGAGAGAAGAGAAAGAAGTTGAAAAAATGCTTAAAAATTATTCAATTAAGGGTGGTATTAAAGTTAAGAGTTCAAAAGTGTAA
- a CDS encoding M15 family metallopeptidase, giving the protein MEQNKEINQFDIQLAKRTHLNNSNSILLKKFLIFAPFLLLLFSSVALRFIRNIEIDPIVNLNSKFERNHGHRILGHLPYNEIPKEKLVLIEPNIEVHIDMRDSLLNMREEAKKDGIYLVFLSGYRSINLQNNIFYSLKSIRNQEAAERARVSAPPGYSEHSTGFAIDIGDATQRGTDFESEFENTDAFRWLKKNAAKFHFKLSFNKNNKYIDYEPWHWRYEGSIEALKVFETSNREL; this is encoded by the coding sequence TTGGAACAAAACAAAGAAATAAATCAATTTGATATACAGCTAGCCAAAAGAACCCATTTAAATAATTCAAACTCAATATTATTAAAAAAATTTTTAATATTTGCTCCATTTCTTTTACTTCTTTTTTCTTCAGTTGCATTGAGATTTATTAGAAATATAGAAATAGACCCTATAGTTAATCTAAATTCCAAGTTTGAGAGGAATCACGGCCATAGAATTTTGGGCCATCTACCATATAACGAAATTCCTAAAGAGAAACTAGTTTTAATTGAGCCTAATATTGAAGTACACATTGATATGCGTGATTCTCTATTAAATATGAGAGAAGAAGCAAAAAAGGATGGTATATATTTAGTCTTCTTGAGTGGTTATAGATCAATAAATTTGCAAAACAATATCTTTTATTCTTTAAAATCTATTAGAAATCAAGAAGCTGCAGAAAGAGCTAGAGTTTCAGCACCTCCAGGATATTCTGAACATAGTACTGGTTTCGCAATTGATATTGGTGATGCGACTCAAAGAGGAACTGACTTTGAGAGCGAATTTGAGAATACTGATGCTTTTAGATGGTTAAAAAAGAATGCAGCTAAGTTTCACTTTAAGTTATCTTTTAACAAAAATAATAAATATATAGATTATGAACCCTGGCATTGGCGATATGAGGGCTCAATTGAAGCTTTAAAAGTTTTTGAAACTTCAAACAGAGAATTATAA
- the typA gene encoding translational GTPase TypA: MSSSIKEIRNVAIIAHVDHGKTTLVDALLSQSGIFRDNEVIPTCVMDSNDLERERGITILSKNTAVNYKDTRINIIDTPGHADFGGEVERVLGMVDGCLLIVDANEGPMPQTRFVLKKALEKGLRPIVFVNKIDRPRVVPEIAVDKVLDLFLELGADDDQCDFPYLFGSGLSGFAKEEMESNSDNMMPLFEAIIRHVPPPVGDSNKPLQLQITTLDYSDFLGRIVIGKIHNGTIKNGQQASLIKENGKTIKGKVSKLLGFEGLQRIDINEAFAGDIVAVSGFDDVNIGETIACPDSPHPLPLIKVDEPTLNMTFVVNDSPFAGKEGKFVTSRQLKNRLERELLTNVALRVEETDSPDRFSVSGRGELHLGILIETMRREGFEFQISQPQVIFREIDNVECEPIETLVLDVPEVSVGPCIEKLGSRKAEMKNMQTSSDGRTQLEFLVPSRGLIGFRGEFVRITRGEGIMSHSFYEYKPKTGDFETRRNGVLIAFEEGVATFYALKNAEDRGVYFIKPGVKVYKGMIIGENNRPQDLELNICKTKQLTNMRSAGAEELDTLQSPVDITLERALEYIGPDEMLEVTPDSIRMRKINKKKK, from the coding sequence ATGTCATCTTCGATAAAAGAAATTAGAAATGTTGCAATTATCGCCCATGTAGATCATGGGAAGACAACTCTTGTGGATGCATTGTTATCTCAATCAGGAATATTTAGAGACAATGAAGTTATTCCTACATGTGTAATGGATTCAAATGATCTTGAAAGAGAAAGAGGAATAACAATACTCTCAAAAAATACTGCAGTTAACTATAAAGATACCAGAATTAATATTATAGATACACCTGGACATGCTGATTTTGGAGGAGAAGTCGAGAGGGTTTTAGGAATGGTTGATGGTTGTTTGCTTATTGTTGATGCAAATGAGGGGCCAATGCCACAAACAAGATTTGTTTTGAAAAAAGCATTAGAAAAAGGACTTAGGCCTATAGTTTTTGTAAATAAAATTGATAGGCCAAGAGTAGTTCCAGAAATAGCAGTTGATAAGGTCCTTGATTTGTTTTTAGAATTAGGAGCTGACGATGATCAATGTGATTTCCCTTATCTTTTTGGGAGCGGCCTATCTGGTTTCGCAAAAGAAGAGATGGAATCCAATAGTGACAATATGATGCCTCTTTTTGAAGCTATTATTAGACATGTTCCACCTCCAGTAGGTGACTCGAATAAGCCTCTTCAGCTACAAATAACTACCTTGGATTATTCTGATTTCTTAGGCAGAATTGTGATTGGAAAAATTCATAATGGAACTATAAAAAATGGACAACAAGCCAGTTTAATTAAAGAAAATGGAAAAACTATTAAAGGTAAGGTTAGTAAACTATTAGGATTCGAAGGATTACAAAGAATTGATATAAATGAAGCATTCGCAGGGGATATTGTTGCTGTTTCTGGCTTCGATGACGTCAATATTGGTGAGACCATAGCATGTCCAGATTCTCCTCATCCTCTTCCATTAATCAAGGTTGATGAACCCACCTTAAATATGACTTTTGTTGTCAATGATTCCCCATTTGCTGGAAAAGAAGGGAAGTTTGTTACTAGTAGACAATTGAAAAATAGATTAGAGAGGGAACTTTTAACAAATGTCGCCCTAAGGGTCGAAGAAACTGATTCTCCTGATAGGTTTTCAGTTTCAGGAAGAGGAGAATTACATTTAGGGATTTTGATTGAAACTATGAGAAGAGAGGGTTTTGAGTTTCAAATTTCGCAACCTCAAGTAATTTTTAGAGAAATTGATAATGTTGAATGTGAGCCTATAGAGACTTTGGTTTTAGATGTCCCTGAAGTATCTGTTGGCCCATGTATAGAGAAACTTGGATCGAGAAAGGCAGAGATGAAAAATATGCAGACAAGTTCAGATGGGAGAACTCAATTAGAATTTCTTGTGCCATCAAGAGGATTAATTGGATTCCGTGGTGAATTTGTTCGAATAACGAGGGGTGAAGGTATTATGAGTCACTCTTTTTATGAATATAAACCTAAAACAGGAGATTTTGAAACCAGGAGAAATGGAGTTCTTATTGCTTTTGAGGAAGGTGTGGCTACATTTTATGCCTTAAAGAATGCTGAAGATAGGGGAGTTTATTTTATTAAACCTGGAGTTAAAGTTTATAAGGGAATGATTATTGGAGAGAATAATCGACCACAAGATCTTGAGTTGAATATATGTAAAACTAAGCAGTTGACTAATATGAGGTCTGCAGGGGCAGAAGAACTTGATACTTTGCAGTCACCTGTTGATATTACCCTTGAAAGAGCACTCGAATATATTGGCCCAGATGAAATGCTAGAGGTGACACCTGATTCAATAAGAATGAGAAAAATAAATAAGAAGAAGAAATAA
- a CDS encoding DUF309 domain-containing protein: MDEESTIDFKDSLFIALNLFNNHEWYEAHDAFEEIWNFVDGDERQVIQGILQVAVSQFHLSKGNLNGATILLGEGLGRIKTRTNINLGIDLESFCRCLEDLLRKLQYKEILNDNDKPYLKTL; the protein is encoded by the coding sequence ATGGATGAAGAAAGTACAATAGATTTTAAAGATTCACTTTTTATTGCTTTAAATCTTTTTAATAATCATGAATGGTATGAGGCTCATGATGCTTTTGAAGAAATTTGGAATTTTGTTGATGGTGACGAAAGACAAGTCATACAGGGGATTTTACAAGTAGCCGTCTCACAGTTTCACCTAAGTAAGGGTAATTTAAATGGAGCTACTATTTTGCTTGGAGAAGGTTTAGGTAGAATAAAAACTAGAACCAATATTAATTTAGGTATTGATCTTGAATCCTTCTGCAGATGTTTGGAAGATTTATTAAGGAAATTACAATATAAGGAAATTTTAAACGATAATGACAAGCCTTATTTGAAAACTCTTTGA
- the lptB gene encoding LPS export ABC transporter ATP-binding protein, producing the protein MNLTIQKVSLSIKGRLIVNDVSITVNPGEVVGLMGPNGAGKTTTFNLAVGNIKPDKGEVLMNGENITNLSLPIRSRLGLGYLTQESSIFRDLTVKENIDLALQNSTSSRAVIRNRREQLINEFNLNNFVDNYGYQLSGGERRRCEIARALTVGRKGPKYLLLDEPFAGIDPLAVTDLKKLILKLSSDGVGILITDHNVRETLLITNKSYVLSEGQILAYGSSSELADNPIVKKYYLGDNFKL; encoded by the coding sequence ATGAATTTAACAATTCAAAAGGTATCACTTTCAATTAAGGGAAGGTTAATAGTAAATGATGTATCCATAACTGTAAATCCAGGAGAAGTTGTAGGTTTGATGGGACCGAACGGTGCAGGGAAAACTACCACTTTTAATCTTGCGGTTGGGAATATAAAACCTGATAAAGGTGAGGTTTTAATGAATGGTGAGAATATAACTAATCTTTCACTACCAATTAGATCAAGACTTGGTTTGGGTTATTTAACTCAGGAGTCGAGTATATTTAGAGATCTCACTGTTAAAGAGAATATAGATTTAGCTTTGCAGAATTCAACTTCTAGTCGAGCGGTAATTAGAAATAGAAGAGAACAACTAATTAATGAATTTAATTTGAATAATTTTGTAGACAATTATGGTTATCAACTTTCAGGAGGAGAGAGAAGGAGATGTGAGATAGCGAGAGCTTTAACAGTAGGTAGAAAAGGGCCTAAATATTTATTATTAGACGAACCTTTCGCTGGTATCGATCCTCTAGCGGTTACTGATTTAAAGAAACTAATTCTTAAATTAAGTAGTGACGGGGTAGGGATTCTTATTACAGACCATAATGTGAGGGAAACCCTTTTAATTACCAACAAGTCATATGTATTAAGTGAAGGACAAATTTTAGCTTACGGATCATCAAGTGAATTAGCAGATAATCCAATAGTGAAGAAGTATTATCTTGGAGATAATTTCAAACTTTGA
- the ccsB gene encoding c-type cytochrome biogenesis protein CcsB, which translates to MILDNLFKNLIYDPVSVLGILVFYILLVNLPISLVAFFKKESSSIVRLLTILVNLFITLQLLFRWSISGHFPISNLYESLYFLTWGISMGQLLIEREYQSPIIPSIAIPIELLTVAFACFVLPDDLKLSSNLVPALRSSWLVMHVSVVMLSYAALIIGSLLSASVLFVNKNKPLQIRSSSTGIGGFKMSKNYSLNDLVNPIEFSHSEELDTLSYRSILIGFVLLTLGLISGAVWANEAWGTWWSWDPKETWAFISWLFYAAYLHMRISKGWQGRRPALLASTGFLVVLVCYLGVNFLGIGLHSYGWIFG; encoded by the coding sequence ATGATACTAGATAATCTTTTTAAAAATTTAATATATGACCCTGTTTCGGTATTAGGCATTTTAGTTTTTTATATATTATTAGTTAATTTACCAATATCTTTAGTTGCATTTTTCAAAAAAGAGTCTTCTTCTATTGTAAGACTACTTACCATTCTGGTTAATTTATTCATAACATTACAATTACTTTTTAGGTGGTCAATTTCTGGACACTTTCCTATTAGCAATTTGTATGAATCTCTTTATTTCCTTACTTGGGGGATCTCAATGGGACAACTTTTGATTGAGAGGGAATATCAATCTCCAATAATCCCATCAATAGCAATACCTATTGAGTTGCTGACTGTGGCTTTTGCTTGTTTTGTTTTGCCTGACGATTTGAAATTATCATCCAACTTGGTACCAGCTTTAAGATCTAGTTGGTTAGTAATGCATGTTAGTGTCGTCATGCTTAGTTATGCAGCACTAATAATAGGTTCTTTACTTTCAGCTTCTGTTTTGTTTGTTAATAAAAATAAACCGCTTCAAATTAGAAGTAGTTCTACAGGTATAGGAGGGTTCAAAATGTCTAAAAACTATTCTTTAAATGATTTAGTTAATCCTATTGAATTTTCTCATTCAGAAGAATTAGATACATTAAGTTATCGTTCTATATTAATTGGTTTTGTTCTTTTGACTCTCGGTTTGATTTCAGGAGCAGTTTGGGCTAATGAGGCATGGGGTACTTGGTGGAGTTGGGATCCAAAAGAAACATGGGCATTTATATCATGGTTGTTTTATGCCGCTTATCTGCATATGAGAATAAGTAAAGGTTGGCAAGGTAGAAGACCAGCTTTATTGGCTTCAACCGGTTTCCTGGTGGTTTTAGTATGTTATTTAGGAGTTAATTTTTTAGGAATAGGTTTACATAGTTATGGCTGGATTTTTGGATGA
- the rpe gene encoding ribulose-phosphate 3-epimerase, giving the protein MTESNQTNLAGVNRPIQIIPSVLPADWANMGACVKELEDAGVDRIQFDVMDGNFVPNLTFGPEMITACRKYCNVPFETQLMVSQYNCETMLESYVNATKGANGEPGVVIAHAEANIHLHRILGRIRDLGGSPSVALNPHTPFEMIENIMDMVDHVLVMTVNPGFGGQAYIPTMLNKIRKIRNYIIEKSLNVDIEVDGGIKANWTISQCADAGANCFIAGSGMFAYQTLKEGCDDLRKVAKEAQDGKVLSEPQ; this is encoded by the coding sequence ATGACTGAGTCAAATCAAACAAATTTAGCTGGTGTTAATAGACCAATTCAAATAATTCCTTCTGTTTTACCAGCAGATTGGGCAAATATGGGGGCATGTGTTAAAGAGCTAGAGGATGCTGGAGTAGATAGAATTCAATTTGATGTAATGGATGGAAATTTCGTACCAAATCTTACTTTTGGTCCTGAGATGATTACTGCATGCAGGAAATATTGCAATGTCCCTTTCGAAACTCAATTAATGGTGAGCCAATATAATTGTGAAACCATGCTTGAATCTTACGTAAACGCTACAAAAGGAGCTAATGGTGAACCAGGAGTAGTAATAGCTCATGCCGAAGCAAATATTCATCTACATAGAATTCTTGGAAGAATAAGAGACCTAGGAGGATCTCCTTCCGTTGCATTAAATCCTCATACTCCATTTGAGATGATTGAAAACATTATGGATATGGTTGATCATGTTTTGGTTATGACAGTTAATCCAGGCTTTGGTGGACAAGCTTACATACCGACAATGCTTAATAAAATCAGAAAGATAAGAAACTATATTATCGAAAAAAGCTTAAATGTCGACATTGAAGTTGATGGGGGCATAAAAGCAAATTGGACTATTTCACAATGTGCCGATGCCGGTGCTAATTGTTTTATTGCAGGCAGCGGGATGTTTGCCTATCAAACTTTAAAAGAGGGGTGTGATGACTTGAGAAAAGTTGCGAAAGAAGCACAAGATGGAAAGGTGCTTTCAGAACCTCAATAA
- the glpX gene encoding class II fructose-bisphosphatase → MNQTLIQEILEVVEQAAIASAKLTGLGQKDEADAAAVEAMRLRMGKIEMKGKIVIGEGERDEAPMLYIGEEVGSGSGPGVDFAVDPCEGTNLCANNQRGSMAVLAASDTGGLFNAPDFYMNKLAAPPAAKGKVDIRNSATENLKILSDCLGLSIDELTVVVMDRTRHKDLIKEIRGCGAKVQPISDGDVQAAIACGFAGTGTHCLMGIGAAPEGVISAAAMRALGGHFQGQLVYDPAIAQTSEWADYTKEGNIKRLNEMGITDIDKIYEANELASGENVVFAGSGITDGLLFDGVKFERDCVRTSSLVISTLDSTARFTNTVHIKDGAKSISL, encoded by the coding sequence GTGAATCAAACTTTAATTCAAGAAATTCTCGAAGTTGTTGAGCAAGCAGCAATTGCTTCAGCAAAACTTACAGGACTTGGTCAAAAAGATGAAGCTGATGCTGCGGCTGTCGAAGCAATGAGATTGCGAATGGGCAAAATAGAAATGAAAGGGAAAATTGTTATTGGAGAAGGCGAAAGAGATGAAGCACCTATGCTTTATATCGGTGAAGAGGTAGGAAGTGGAAGTGGACCAGGAGTTGACTTTGCAGTAGATCCTTGTGAAGGAACTAATCTATGTGCAAATAATCAAAGAGGATCTATGGCGGTTTTAGCTGCTTCTGATACCGGCGGGCTTTTTAATGCGCCTGATTTTTATATGAACAAATTAGCTGCTCCTCCTGCAGCGAAAGGGAAAGTAGATATTAGAAATTCGGCTACTGAAAACTTGAAGATACTTAGTGATTGTCTAGGTCTTTCTATTGATGAACTTACTGTCGTTGTTATGGATAGAACTAGGCATAAGGATTTAATTAAAGAGATTCGTGGGTGTGGTGCAAAAGTACAACCAATTTCTGATGGTGATGTTCAAGCTGCTATTGCATGTGGTTTTGCCGGAACTGGGACACATTGCTTGATGGGTATAGGAGCAGCTCCAGAAGGTGTAATTTCAGCAGCAGCAATGAGAGCTTTAGGAGGACACTTTCAGGGACAATTAGTATATGATCCAGCAATTGCACAAACATCTGAATGGGCTGATTACACAAAAGAAGGAAATATTAAACGTCTTAATGAAATGGGAATAACAGATATAGATAAAATATATGAGGCTAATGAACTTGCATCAGGAGAAAACGTTGTGTTCGCTGGTAGTGGAATAACTGATGGATTATTATTTGACGGAGTTAAATTTGAAAGGGATTGTGTTAGAACAAGTAGCCTTGTTATTAGTACATTGGATAGTACTGCTCGATTTACAAATACTGTCCATATAAAAGATGGTGCAAAAAGTATCAGCCTTTAA